From Arcticibacter tournemirensis, one genomic window encodes:
- a CDS encoding helix-turn-helix domain-containing protein translates to MRHQEFEPPEELRDTIKCFWYNIRDFGEQQTDFEVVPDGYTEIIFYFGSLSTISYSNGLQQLPSPFMMGLLNQPVRFYTEDRLEIIGIRCFPWTVFDLLGLPSGKGGVHIFEHPIATLQSSLNELVIAGRIDQALARVKEYFLNIRSGIATSSMLFKAGVAMREANGSMPVSEVAASAHATVRTLERNFKQSSGYTIKDVSALIRFEQVRNHLWWYPDSNLTSLAHELGYADQSHLSREFKRYSGSTPGAFARKSKKRKQALGDDFVAFIQA, encoded by the coding sequence ATGCGGCACCAGGAATTTGAGCCTCCTGAAGAGCTTCGGGATACCATTAAGTGTTTTTGGTATAACATTAGAGACTTCGGAGAACAACAAACGGACTTTGAAGTGGTCCCTGACGGGTATACAGAAATTATTTTTTATTTCGGAAGCCTCTCTACCATTTCTTACAGCAACGGCTTACAGCAGCTGCCATCGCCGTTTATGATGGGGCTGCTTAATCAGCCCGTCCGTTTTTACACGGAAGACCGTCTGGAGATCATTGGTATAAGGTGCTTTCCCTGGACGGTGTTCGATTTGCTTGGATTACCATCCGGCAAAGGCGGCGTGCACATATTTGAACATCCTATCGCTACACTTCAATCGTCATTGAATGAGTTGGTGATCGCTGGCAGGATAGACCAGGCGCTGGCTCGTGTAAAAGAATATTTTCTTAATATACGATCAGGTATTGCTACCAGCAGTATGCTGTTCAAAGCAGGAGTTGCAATGAGAGAAGCAAATGGTAGTATGCCGGTAAGTGAGGTTGCTGCATCTGCTCATGCAACGGTTCGTACGCTGGAAAGGAATTTTAAACAATCTTCAGGGTATACCATTAAAGATGTGTCTGCCCTGATCCGTTTTGAGCAGGTGCGCAACCATTTATGGTGGTATCCGGACTCTAACCTTACCAGTCTGGCTCACGAGTTGGGTTATGCGGATCAATCTCATCTAAGCAGGGAGTTCAAACGCTATAGCGGTTCTACGCCCGGGGCATTCGCACGAAAATCAAAGAAAAGAAAACAGGCCCTGGGCGACGATTTTGTCGCATTTATACAAGCCTGA
- a CDS encoding transketolase family protein, producing the protein MKKYTFTEKKDTRSGFGAGLLEAGKRNGNVVALCADLVGSLKMEAFIKDFPERFFQMGIAEANMMGVAAGMTIGGKIPFTGTFANFSTGRVYDQIRQSIAYSDKNVKICASHAGLTLGEDGATHQILEDIGLMKMLPGMTVINTCDYNQTKAATIAIAEYEGPVYLRFGRPVMPIFTDADQKFEIGKAWIVNEGADVSIFATGHMVWEAILAGEKLAEMGIDAEIINVHTIKPLDEEAVLKSVAKTGCVVTAEEHNRLGGLGDSIAQLLVKNNPVPQEYVAVDDSFGESGKPADLMAKYGLDNEHIVSAVKRVMKRAGKLTELR; encoded by the coding sequence ATGAAGAAATACACTTTTACTGAAAAAAAAGATACGCGCTCAGGTTTTGGAGCTGGCCTGCTGGAAGCGGGTAAACGAAACGGCAATGTAGTAGCATTATGTGCCGACCTGGTGGGCTCTCTGAAGATGGAGGCCTTTATTAAGGACTTTCCAGAACGCTTCTTCCAGATGGGAATTGCTGAAGCCAACATGATGGGTGTTGCAGCAGGCATGACGATTGGCGGAAAGATTCCTTTTACCGGTACTTTTGCCAACTTCTCGACAGGCCGGGTATACGACCAGATCCGTCAGTCGATCGCCTATTCAGATAAAAACGTTAAGATCTGCGCCTCGCATGCAGGACTCACGCTTGGAGAAGACGGCGCAACGCACCAAATCCTTGAGGATATTGGATTAATGAAAATGCTGCCAGGCATGACAGTAATCAACACCTGTGATTATAATCAGACAAAGGCCGCTACTATTGCTATAGCGGAGTATGAAGGCCCGGTTTATCTGCGCTTTGGTCGCCCAGTGATGCCGATCTTCACCGACGCTGATCAGAAGTTTGAGATAGGCAAGGCATGGATCGTGAACGAAGGTGCCGACGTTAGTATCTTTGCTACCGGACATATGGTATGGGAGGCTATCCTTGCCGGTGAAAAGCTGGCAGAAATGGGAATAGATGCAGAAATTATTAACGTCCATACCATTAAGCCACTGGACGAGGAAGCCGTACTGAAATCGGTCGCAAAGACGGGATGCGTGGTAACGGCTGAAGAGCACAATAGACTGGGTGGTCTGGGCGACAGCATTGCGCAACTGCTGGTTAAAAATAATCCTGTACCACAAGAATATGTAGCAGTCGACGACTCGTTCGGCGAAAGCGGTAAGCCTGCTGACCTTATGGCGAAGTATGGCCTCGACAACGAGCACATTGTCAGCGCAGTGAAACGGGTAATGAAACGGGCGGGCAAGTTAACTGAGCTACGGTGA
- a CDS encoding carbon starvation protein A: protein MEFLNGVNALTLIFTGLLVFAIAYRLYGVFMANKVLRLSNKNLTPAVEFADGQDYVATNRNVLFGHHFAAIAAAGPLVGPVLAAQFGYLPGALWILIGCVLGGGVHDMVVLFASVRHKGQSLATIASREIGAATGTIAGLAILFILILTLAGLSLACINAMHEASWSLFTVVITMPIAIIMGLIMRYRKDSVGFASILGGVLLIVGIIGGHDLMQNPQINSLFSWNIGTISIAIPLYGFLASVLPVWLLLVPRDYLSTYLKIGTILMLAVGVIFIHPTVQMPALTAFIHGGGPVIGGPVLPFIFIVIACGAISGFHAVIATGTTPKMIAKESEILFVGYGAMLVEGFVALMALIAACTLMPGDYFAINTPKEGYDAFLAAHPNLHTVDLKHYSDVIGIDLHGRTGGAVSLAVGMAHIFNKVPFMDQLTAYWYNFAIMFEAVFILTAIDAGTRVGRFFLQEMLGSAIPKFNDKNWVPGVIISSALFTFAWGYLVYTGNIGSIWPLFGISNQLLAACGLIVCTTMLIRMNRGRYALWSAIPGVFMALITFWAGYIQVTTIYLPKEQYLLASLAVIAMFLMLLVFIGAFGKWYNLLKSKAPDQIDFYGESVKELVER, encoded by the coding sequence ATGGAATTTTTAAACGGCGTTAATGCACTCACGCTGATTTTTACGGGCTTACTCGTTTTTGCTATTGCTTACCGGCTGTACGGTGTGTTTATGGCCAACAAGGTATTGCGTTTGAGTAATAAAAACCTTACCCCGGCGGTTGAGTTCGCCGATGGCCAGGATTACGTTGCGACAAACAGGAATGTACTGTTCGGGCATCATTTCGCCGCCATTGCTGCCGCCGGACCGCTGGTTGGTCCCGTACTAGCTGCACAGTTTGGATATCTGCCCGGTGCTCTCTGGATCCTGATAGGATGTGTATTAGGTGGAGGAGTACATGATATGGTAGTATTGTTTGCTTCCGTACGCCATAAAGGTCAGAGTCTTGCCACCATTGCCTCGAGGGAAATTGGCGCCGCTACGGGGACTATCGCCGGGCTTGCCATTTTATTTATTCTGATCCTCACGCTCGCAGGACTATCCCTTGCCTGCATTAATGCCATGCATGAAGCATCCTGGTCGTTATTTACTGTTGTTATTACGATGCCTATAGCGATTATTATGGGCTTAATTATGCGTTACAGGAAGGACAGTGTTGGCTTCGCGAGTATACTGGGCGGTGTTTTGCTGATTGTCGGCATTATAGGCGGACACGATCTGATGCAAAACCCTCAGATTAACAGCTTGTTTAGCTGGAACATCGGTACGATCTCTATAGCTATTCCGCTATATGGTTTTCTTGCCTCTGTTCTTCCGGTATGGCTATTACTGGTGCCGAGAGACTACCTGTCAACCTATCTTAAGATCGGTACTATCCTTATGCTTGCAGTGGGCGTGATATTTATTCATCCCACAGTGCAAATGCCCGCGCTTACGGCATTTATTCATGGCGGCGGCCCCGTAATAGGAGGCCCGGTACTGCCGTTCATTTTTATTGTGATAGCCTGCGGCGCCATCTCAGGATTTCATGCGGTGATCGCTACGGGGACAACGCCCAAGATGATTGCAAAAGAAAGCGAGATCCTCTTTGTGGGTTACGGCGCAATGCTGGTAGAAGGTTTTGTGGCCTTGATGGCTCTCATTGCGGCCTGCACGCTAATGCCGGGAGATTATTTTGCTATTAATACTCCAAAAGAGGGCTATGATGCATTTCTGGCTGCTCATCCCAACTTACATACCGTAGATCTGAAACATTATTCTGATGTGATCGGCATCGATCTCCATGGGCGTACAGGCGGGGCCGTATCTCTTGCCGTGGGAATGGCCCATATCTTTAATAAAGTACCTTTTATGGATCAGCTTACTGCATACTGGTATAATTTTGCCATTATGTTTGAGGCGGTATTCATCCTCACTGCTATTGATGCAGGTACGCGGGTAGGCCGCTTCTTTTTACAGGAAATGCTTGGTTCGGCGATACCAAAGTTTAATGATAAGAATTGGGTGCCTGGCGTTATCATAAGCAGTGCATTGTTCACCTTCGCCTGGGGATACCTGGTATATACAGGTAATATCGGTAGTATCTGGCCTTTGTTTGGTATAAGTAACCAGCTGCTTGCGGCGTGCGGGCTCATCGTTTGTACCACCATGCTGATCCGCATGAATCGTGGACGATATGCTCTCTGGTCGGCTATCCCAGGGGTTTTCATGGCACTCATTACTTTTTGGGCCGGATACATACAGGTTACAACGATATATCTTCCCAAAGAGCAATATCTTCTTGCTTCCCTCGCTGTGATCGCTATGTTTCTGATGCTTTTGGTATTTATTGGCGCCTTCGGAAAATGGTATAACCTGCTTAAAAGTAAGGCCCCTGATCAGATTGATTTTTACGGAGAAAGTGTAAAAGAACTGGTGGAACGTTAA
- a CDS encoding NAD(P)-dependent oxidoreductase, protein MKTKVGFIGLGNLGTPIAQNLIEAGYLLQVYNRTASKLDQLDQDAITRCASPAESAEGAAFIVTVLSDDNAVREIATKDDGILKTLPEGAIHISLSTILPETAKELDALHRDAGSYYLTSPVFGRPEAAAAKKLWVCVSGSEDIKAAAKSLLESTSQGIIDFGEEAGAANVVKLAGNFMIQASMEMMAEAYTLAEKYKVDRTKVADFFGSTLFNSPIFKNYGKMIAEKDYSQVGFTTQLGYKDARLIFNMSQQSHTPMPFITVVHNRLLSALAKGWNERDWSEAISRGVTDDAGLG, encoded by the coding sequence ATGAAAACAAAAGTTGGATTTATTGGCCTTGGTAACCTGGGCACACCAATTGCTCAAAACCTGATCGAAGCAGGATATCTCCTGCAGGTTTATAACCGGACAGCGTCAAAGCTGGATCAACTTGACCAGGATGCAATCACAAGATGCGCTTCTCCCGCTGAGTCTGCTGAGGGCGCTGCCTTTATAGTGACCGTATTATCGGATGACAACGCCGTAAGGGAAATAGCCACTAAAGATGATGGGATCTTAAAAACGTTACCTGAAGGCGCTATTCATATCTCCCTCAGCACCATACTGCCAGAAACTGCGAAAGAGCTTGATGCGCTCCATCGTGACGCAGGCAGCTACTACCTGACATCGCCTGTGTTTGGAAGGCCTGAGGCGGCTGCGGCAAAAAAACTATGGGTATGCGTTTCCGGCTCTGAGGATATTAAAGCGGCGGCTAAGTCCCTGCTGGAAAGTACAAGTCAGGGTATCATCGATTTCGGAGAAGAAGCGGGTGCCGCTAACGTGGTAAAGCTTGCCGGGAATTTTATGATACAGGCATCAATGGAGATGATGGCTGAAGCATATACACTTGCAGAGAAGTACAAGGTTGACCGGACGAAGGTTGCTGACTTTTTCGGTTCGACGCTGTTTAATTCTCCTATTTTTAAGAATTACGGGAAAATGATTGCCGAAAAAGACTACTCGCAGGTGGGTTTTACTACGCAGCTAGGTTATAAAGACGCAAGGTTGATATTCAACATGTCGCAACAAAGTCACACACCTATGCCTTTCATTACAGTTGTGCATAACCGGTTACTGTCTGCTCTGGCAAAGGGATGGAATGAACGTGACTGGTCAGAGGCCATAAGCAGGGGAGTAACAGATGATGCCGGACTTGGATAA
- a CDS encoding class I SAM-dependent methyltransferase, with protein sequence MENGERKDVYKVYNKIAHWFSEDRYTGLMEKEYLDSLIDYLPADGVVLDIGCGTGKPILEYLLSRNLRVTGVDASSGILEIAKTNFPSADLILADMRELDLSGKYDAVIAWHSFFHLPAADQPAMFAIFERHLNPGGILLFTSGSEHGEAWGVMGGENVFHASLDTKEYTDLLVKHHFKILKHVENDPNCGNATI encoded by the coding sequence ATGGAAAATGGCGAGAGAAAAGATGTTTACAAGGTATACAATAAGATTGCCCACTGGTTTTCTGAAGACAGATACACCGGATTGATGGAAAAAGAATATCTCGACAGCTTAATAGATTATTTGCCAGCTGATGGCGTTGTTCTGGATATAGGCTGCGGCACGGGAAAGCCAATCCTTGAGTACCTTCTCAGCAGAAACCTCCGGGTCACCGGGGTTGACGCCAGCAGCGGAATTCTCGAAATCGCTAAAACAAACTTTCCCTCTGCTGATCTTATTTTGGCAGATATGCGGGAGCTGGATTTATCCGGCAAATATGATGCAGTAATTGCGTGGCATAGTTTCTTCCATTTGCCGGCTGCGGATCAGCCGGCGATGTTTGCAATTTTTGAAAGGCATTTAAATCCCGGCGGAATTTTACTTTTCACGTCGGGATCGGAGCACGGAGAGGCATGGGGAGTAATGGGCGGAGAAAATGTATTTCATGCCTCTCTGGACACGAAAGAATATACAGATTTATTAGTCAAACATCATTTTAAAATATTAAAACATGTCGAAAATGATCCAAATTGCGGCAATGCAACGATTTGA
- a CDS encoding IS982 family transposase, producing MHNLKTNFDKILEISKLALTEYMLADGNFFKYRNLPKLSDIEIVALSITSEALGIDSENLLFSKLRTEYSGEFPNLIDRSNYNRRRKRLQDYIALVAQPISEIINPDNHQFIIDSVPVPICQNVRISRTSICREDLHVQPSRGYHASHRLHYYGFKMQLIISKAGVPVSMGITAANVHDVHYLSQLENLELNECELIADKGYLSLPYQTTLFEQDRIRLITPLRNNMKKRTTLWNPSYRYVRKRVETLFSQLCDHLYIKRNYAKSLSGLFTRMCSKISGVAVLQLINFKNNKPINHLKHALAA from the coding sequence ATGCACAACTTAAAGACCAATTTCGATAAGATTCTTGAGATTAGCAAACTTGCTTTGACAGAATATATGTTAGCGGATGGCAACTTCTTCAAGTACAGGAATTTGCCAAAACTGTCAGATATAGAGATAGTTGCTTTGTCTATTACTTCCGAAGCACTGGGTATTGACTCGGAAAACCTGCTGTTTTCTAAACTTAGAACAGAATATAGCGGTGAGTTTCCTAATTTAATAGACCGGTCTAATTACAACAGAAGACGAAAGAGACTTCAGGATTATATTGCCCTGGTGGCTCAACCTATATCGGAAATAATCAATCCCGATAACCACCAGTTTATTATAGATTCGGTACCTGTTCCTATTTGTCAGAATGTAAGGATTTCCAGGACCAGCATATGCAGAGAAGATTTGCATGTACAACCTTCCAGAGGGTATCATGCATCTCACAGGCTGCATTATTACGGGTTCAAAATGCAACTGATTATTTCGAAAGCCGGTGTTCCGGTATCAATGGGAATAACGGCTGCTAATGTACATGATGTACACTATCTCAGCCAGCTTGAAAATCTGGAACTAAATGAATGTGAATTAATTGCAGATAAAGGATATTTATCCCTGCCCTATCAAACCACTCTTTTTGAACAGGACAGGATTCGGTTAATCACCCCTTTAAGGAATAATATGAAGAAAAGAACAACGCTCTGGAATCCTTCTTACCGATACGTCCGAAAGCGAGTGGAAACGCTGTTTTCTCAGCTTTGCGACCACCTTTACATCAAAAGGAATTATGCAAAATCGCTCAGCGGGCTCTTCACAAGGATGTGTTCAAAGATAAGTGGCGTAGCCGTTCTGCAGTTGATCAATTTCAAAAACAACAAACCCATTAATCACTTAAAACATGCCCTTGCCGCTTAA
- a CDS encoding transketolase: MKEEIYKELSSVASQVRRDIVRMVHQCQSGHPGGSLGCADYLVGLYFYAMKHNTRFNMDGTGEDLFFLSNGHISPVWYSVLARAGYFDVKELGTFRKINSRIQGHPTTHEHLPGIRIASGSLGQGLSVAIGAALTKKLNHDPSLVFSLHGDGELQEGQIWEAAMFASHNKVDNLISAIDFNGQQIDGPTEKVLSLGNLRAKWEAFGWEVLEMKGNDMKDVVVVLDEAKAKTSGGKPVMILMHTSMGYGVDFMMGSHKWHGVAPNDEQLAAALAQLEETLGDY; this comes from the coding sequence ATGAAGGAAGAGATTTACAAAGAATTAAGTTCGGTTGCGTCGCAGGTGCGCCGCGATATAGTAAGAATGGTGCACCAGTGCCAGTCGGGGCACCCCGGCGGTTCCCTGGGATGTGCGGATTATCTCGTCGGTCTGTATTTTTATGCCATGAAGCACAATACGCGCTTTAACATGGATGGTACGGGCGAAGACCTTTTCTTTTTGTCCAACGGACACATTTCACCAGTATGGTATAGCGTGCTTGCCCGCGCAGGATATTTTGATGTTAAGGAGCTGGGTACATTCAGAAAGATCAATTCGAGGATTCAAGGGCATCCGACCACTCATGAGCACCTTCCCGGAATCCGCATCGCTTCGGGCTCGCTGGGACAGGGGCTTTCCGTAGCTATCGGTGCAGCGTTAACCAAAAAACTAAATCATGATCCTTCGCTTGTGTTCTCATTGCATGGCGATGGAGAGCTTCAGGAAGGCCAGATCTGGGAAGCCGCGATGTTTGCTTCACACAACAAGGTTGATAACCTTATTTCTGCCATCGACTTTAACGGACAGCAGATTGACGGCCCCACAGAAAAAGTGCTGTCGTTGGGCAATCTTCGTGCGAAATGGGAGGCATTCGGCTGGGAAGTACTCGAAATGAAGGGGAATGATATGAAAGATGTTGTGGTTGTACTGGACGAGGCGAAAGCTAAAACGTCGGGTGGAAAACCGGTAATGATCCTGATGCATACGTCAATGGGCTACGGTGTCGACTTTATGATGGGATCGCATAAGTGGCACGGCGTTGCACCAAACGATGAACAGCTGGCGGCGGCCCTGGCCCAGCTTGAAGAAACACTTGGTGACTATTAA
- a CDS encoding helix-turn-helix domain-containing protein: MQSEIKQVTFKSGLPLEIEIIPIAATVAKHHNSITVPHRATFYHIFWIQKGTAEYLIDFEPVKAEANSFLFVNKDRVKAIDNRSKHDGKIMLFTDDFFGKTEDDLKYLHSTTLFNDLLNTPVINVNSSPSLQTAFSAIETELTENNDTYHYHLLHNLLHNLLLLAERERRKQGFSEISKGADLDYTVLFRDLLDSKFKILKSVTGYAALMNVSEKRLTHATTKTLGKSPKIIIDERVMLEAKRLLIYTNRSIKEVGYDLGFEEPTNFIKYFRKHTDNTPIEFREAYFNR; encoded by the coding sequence ATGCAATCAGAAATTAAGCAGGTAACGTTCAAGTCCGGGCTTCCTTTAGAAATAGAGATCATTCCGATTGCTGCGACAGTAGCAAAGCATCACAACTCGATCACCGTACCGCACCGCGCAACATTTTATCATATTTTCTGGATACAAAAAGGAACCGCCGAATACCTGATAGACTTTGAGCCGGTAAAAGCAGAAGCAAATTCCTTTCTCTTCGTTAACAAGGACCGGGTGAAGGCAATTGACAACCGTAGCAAACACGATGGCAAGATCATGTTATTTACGGATGACTTCTTTGGAAAAACGGAAGATGATCTCAAATATCTTCACAGTACCACTCTGTTCAACGACCTCTTGAATACGCCTGTCATCAACGTTAATTCATCACCTTCTTTACAAACAGCTTTCAGTGCCATTGAAACAGAATTAACAGAAAACAACGACACTTACCATTACCACCTTTTACATAACCTGCTTCACAACTTGCTTTTATTAGCCGAAAGAGAACGAAGAAAGCAAGGGTTCAGTGAGATCAGCAAAGGAGCCGATCTCGATTACACCGTTTTGTTCAGAGACCTGCTGGATTCAAAGTTCAAAATTCTTAAATCAGTTACTGGTTATGCCGCGTTAATGAACGTATCCGAGAAGCGTTTAACACATGCTACAACTAAAACATTGGGCAAATCGCCCAAAATTATCATCGATGAACGGGTGATGCTGGAAGCCAAACGATTGCTTATTTATACCAATCGCTCTATTAAAGAAGTTGGGTACGACCTCGGCTTTGAAGAACCTACCAACTTTATCAAGTACTTTCGCAAGCATACAGATAACACACCTATAGAATTCAGAGAAGCATACTTTAATCGTTAA
- a CDS encoding SDR family oxidoreductase: MKTAITGATGQLGQLVVNKLKEKGYGESIVALVRSVEKASDLGVEVREANYDKPETLNNALRSVDTLLLISGSEVGKRAVQHKNVIEAAKQNGVQWIIYTSILRADTSTISLAEEHLATETALKNSGIPFTLLRNGWYTENYTGSIQGAIAGGAFIGSAGEGKISSAARADYAEAAVAVLTGEDHQGKTYELAGDEAWTLSDLAAEVSRQTGKNIPYKNLPESDYAAALVSFGLPQELAQAIAGWDVSASQGALFDETQQLSALIGRPTTPLADTVREALQK, translated from the coding sequence ATGAAAACAGCAATTACCGGAGCAACAGGTCAACTTGGCCAATTGGTTGTAAATAAACTAAAAGAGAAGGGTTATGGAGAAAGTATCGTTGCCCTCGTTCGTTCTGTTGAAAAAGCCTCTGATCTGGGCGTGGAAGTGAGAGAAGCCAATTACGATAAACCCGAAACATTGAACAATGCATTAAGGAGCGTCGATACATTATTGCTTATTTCAGGAAGTGAAGTGGGCAAACGTGCCGTGCAGCATAAAAATGTTATTGAGGCAGCCAAGCAAAACGGTGTTCAATGGATAATTTACACGAGTATCCTTCGTGCCGACACTTCAACTATCAGTCTTGCGGAGGAACACCTTGCTACTGAAACTGCGTTGAAGAACTCAGGCATTCCGTTTACTTTGCTGCGTAATGGCTGGTATACAGAAAACTATACCGGTTCTATTCAGGGAGCTATTGCTGGCGGCGCATTTATTGGCAGCGCCGGTGAAGGAAAAATCTCTTCTGCTGCACGGGCCGACTACGCAGAGGCTGCAGTTGCCGTTTTAACCGGAGAGGACCACCAGGGGAAGACCTACGAACTTGCAGGGGACGAAGCATGGACGCTTAGTGATCTGGCCGCAGAAGTTTCGCGTCAGACAGGCAAAAATATACCATATAAAAATCTGCCGGAAAGTGACTATGCCGCCGCACTTGTTTCCTTTGGTTTGCCGCAAGAGCTAGCCCAGGCAATAGCTGGATGGGACGTTTCAGCCTCCCAGGGTGCTTTATTTGATGAAACGCAACAGCTTTCTGCTTTAATCGGACGGCCAACGACACCGCTTGCAGATACTGTAAGAGAAGCGCTTCAGAAATAA
- a CDS encoding TCR/Tet family MFS transporter produces MKEIQKIMKSAQNYSAHMKALQNPLFVIFTAIALDAIGIGLIFPILPELLREVTHAGNVAPYIGITTALYAFMQFIFSPVLGSLSDRLGRRPVLLISLCGAAVSYIFMAFSSQLWMLLIGRAIAGLTSANMAVATAYITDISPEEQRAGRFGIFNAMFGIGFIIGPVLGGLLGDYWLRLPFMVAAGLNTCNMLLALLVLPESHKPQRRNIDWAALNPLRPMKWAFSMRGLTPLILIFFIFSFSGEVYGTCWALWGMDTFKWNGLWIGLSLGTFGICQALVQGLLTGPAVRRMGERTAIFTGIACACLAAVLMAFARQSWAVFVIMPVFALGGIGNPALQSLATKQVDMAKQGQFQGVLTSVISLSAIIGPLVFSSVYFLVQKEWPGAVWLSVVVVYMIVVPLVASLRLSPGSIGR; encoded by the coding sequence ATGAAAGAAATACAGAAAATTATGAAGTCCGCGCAAAATTATAGTGCCCACATGAAGGCACTTCAGAATCCCTTATTTGTTATCTTCACAGCCATTGCTCTTGATGCGATTGGTATTGGGCTCATTTTCCCCATCCTCCCTGAGCTATTGCGGGAGGTGACTCATGCAGGCAATGTAGCGCCATATATAGGTATAACCACTGCGCTTTACGCCTTTATGCAATTTATCTTTTCGCCCGTTCTCGGTTCTCTCAGCGACAGACTGGGGCGCAGGCCGGTGCTGTTAATTTCACTATGCGGCGCGGCTGTTAGTTACATTTTTATGGCATTTTCATCGCAACTCTGGATGTTGCTTATTGGGCGTGCTATTGCCGGGCTTACCAGTGCAAATATGGCTGTTGCCACCGCCTACATCACCGACATATCTCCTGAAGAACAAAGGGCCGGCCGGTTCGGGATTTTCAATGCGATGTTTGGCATCGGGTTTATCATAGGTCCTGTTCTTGGTGGTCTGCTGGGTGATTACTGGTTACGACTTCCTTTTATGGTTGCTGCCGGTCTTAATACCTGTAATATGTTACTGGCTTTATTGGTGTTACCCGAGTCGCACAAGCCGCAGCGTCGCAATATAGATTGGGCTGCGCTCAATCCGCTCCGGCCAATGAAATGGGCTTTTTCAATGAGAGGATTAACGCCCCTGATCTTAATCTTTTTTATTTTCAGCTTTTCTGGTGAAGTATACGGAACCTGCTGGGCGCTTTGGGGTATGGATACGTTTAAGTGGAACGGCTTGTGGATCGGTCTTTCTCTAGGGACGTTCGGCATTTGCCAGGCGCTTGTACAAGGTCTTCTCACCGGACCTGCAGTTCGGCGTATGGGAGAACGCACTGCTATTTTTACCGGCATTGCATGCGCCTGCCTTGCAGCGGTGTTGATGGCTTTTGCAAGACAAAGCTGGGCGGTTTTTGTGATAATGCCGGTGTTCGCGCTCGGCGGTATTGGCAACCCGGCACTGCAATCTTTAGCAACAAAGCAAGTCGACATGGCGAAGCAAGGCCAGTTTCAGGGAGTACTGACCTCTGTGATTAGCCTGTCGGCCATCATAGGTCCGCTTGTTTTTTCGTCTGTGTATTTTCTGGTGCAAAAGGAATGGCCCGGAGCTGTTTGGCTTTCGGTAGTCGTTGTCTATATGATTGTAGTGCCCTTAGTAGCCAGCCTAAGATTGTCGCCGGGTTCTATCGGAAGATAA